A part of Streptomyces sp. NBC_01235 genomic DNA contains:
- a CDS encoding ATP/GTP-binding protein, whose product MDSDGTQDARGTHANPVPRPAGPPKLPPRPAHAPAARPSSSAVAEWLNEERPAAKPGIWRFGYRLPKAARAAAERLAPVTVVGMLVPLVVALVLWSLWRRGSMPYQFTLLRLFTPDDWWWGGTIASAKTMEGAEARVVYDGVFFAVLVYAMGRLGSWPHAVRHFVGRRPQPARALLALLGALATLSFVFPGAFGVGWDPLPVVDPLFSLIVLISGSYELFASPLFTNTLYAVITLLVVWPFARFGGWLPYAKERLAARHAGPDHRVPTAERPRAQWPELRDAGQYEAAELLTGEVAAGRMNDVDCARVRRAWTAGLPDFRDTVLRQGGAAWAHPSGARDLPRRTGRHDLLAGQVRIGRWVAAERTPVTYHDAGAALGPDVLGTSLLAVGPSGSGKTRTLIEPLTEALALQALTGACAVVAVSSPGGGPLGADSAFDVIVRIGDPSSVHDLDPYAESDDPDEAAALLAEALVGDLDTVSGQGAATALAQILGPYRAVHGCFPTLPELRELLEGEPGALSALREAVAGDEVMRRELEARIRQTGTPGDVGRALADRLALLNRPVFAEFFGGGSNAHRAFSLRAVAHHPLRVRIDLPERGHEEAARLITRLVLAQFHTVVRERRGHFACLVLDDATGTVTDGSVRRLQRLRSQNAGVVLALRTVGDVPESLHGPLYGAVGCRMAFSGITTWDGSRFAQTWGTEWVETTEVAKHTVFADQPMTRAIHALRKLVTGKAVTTDAVTVRQVERERWSASRLAHEVPPGHAVLSLTSVEGEHAPPLLVDLRG is encoded by the coding sequence ATGGACAGCGACGGGACGCAGGACGCGCGGGGTACGCATGCGAATCCTGTGCCGCGCCCGGCGGGGCCGCCGAAGCTGCCGCCGCGGCCTGCCCATGCCCCAGCGGCAAGGCCCTCTTCCTCCGCCGTCGCGGAGTGGCTGAACGAGGAGCGGCCCGCCGCGAAACCCGGCATCTGGCGCTTCGGGTACCGGCTGCCGAAGGCGGCTCGGGCGGCGGCGGAGCGGCTCGCGCCCGTGACCGTCGTCGGCATGCTGGTCCCGTTGGTGGTCGCGCTGGTCCTGTGGTCGCTGTGGCGGCGGGGCAGCATGCCGTACCAGTTCACCCTGCTGCGACTGTTCACGCCGGACGACTGGTGGTGGGGCGGCACGATCGCCTCCGCGAAGACCATGGAGGGCGCCGAGGCGCGGGTCGTCTACGACGGCGTGTTCTTCGCCGTCCTCGTCTACGCCATGGGCCGGCTGGGCAGCTGGCCGCACGCCGTACGCCACTTCGTCGGCCGCCGCCCGCAGCCCGCCCGCGCCCTGCTCGCCCTGCTCGGCGCCCTCGCCACGCTGAGCTTCGTCTTCCCCGGCGCCTTCGGCGTCGGCTGGGACCCCCTGCCGGTCGTCGACCCGCTGTTCTCGCTCATCGTGCTGATCTCCGGCAGCTACGAACTGTTCGCCTCCCCCCTGTTCACGAACACGCTGTACGCGGTCATCACGCTGCTGGTGGTGTGGCCGTTCGCCCGGTTCGGCGGCTGGTTGCCGTATGCGAAGGAACGACTCGCCGCCCGGCACGCCGGGCCCGACCACCGCGTGCCCACCGCCGAACGCCCTCGTGCCCAGTGGCCCGAGCTGCGGGACGCGGGGCAGTACGAGGCGGCCGAGCTGCTGACCGGCGAGGTCGCCGCCGGGCGCATGAACGACGTCGACTGCGCGCGGGTGCGGCGGGCGTGGACGGCAGGGCTGCCCGACTTCCGGGACACCGTGCTGCGGCAGGGCGGGGCGGCCTGGGCCCACCCCTCCGGCGCCCGCGACCTGCCCCGGCGCACCGGCCGCCACGACCTGCTCGCCGGGCAGGTGCGGATCGGCCGCTGGGTGGCCGCCGAGCGCACGCCGGTGACCTATCACGACGCGGGCGCCGCGCTCGGCCCGGACGTGCTGGGCACCTCGCTGCTGGCGGTCGGTCCGTCCGGCTCGGGCAAGACGCGCACGCTGATCGAGCCGCTGACCGAGGCGCTGGCTCTCCAGGCGCTCACCGGGGCGTGCGCCGTCGTCGCGGTGTCCTCGCCCGGCGGCGGCCCGCTCGGCGCCGACTCCGCGTTCGACGTGATCGTCCGGATCGGCGACCCGTCGTCCGTGCACGACCTCGACCCCTACGCGGAGTCCGACGACCCGGACGAGGCCGCCGCGCTCCTCGCCGAGGCGCTGGTCGGCGATCTCGACACGGTGAGCGGCCAGGGCGCGGCCACGGCACTCGCCCAGATCCTCGGCCCCTACCGGGCCGTGCACGGCTGCTTCCCCACCCTCCCCGAGCTGCGCGAGCTCCTGGAGGGCGAGCCGGGCGCGCTGTCCGCGCTGCGGGAGGCGGTGGCCGGTGACGAGGTGATGCGCCGCGAGCTGGAGGCGCGCATCCGGCAGACGGGGACGCCGGGCGACGTCGGCCGGGCCCTCGCCGACCGGCTGGCGCTGCTGAACCGACCGGTGTTCGCGGAGTTCTTCGGCGGTGGCAGCAACGCGCACCGGGCGTTCTCGCTGCGCGCCGTCGCCCACCACCCGCTGCGGGTCCGTATCGACCTGCCCGAGCGGGGCCACGAGGAGGCCGCCCGGCTGATCACCCGGCTGGTCCTCGCCCAGTTCCACACCGTCGTACGGGAGCGGCGCGGCCACTTCGCCTGTCTGGTCCTGGACGACGCGACGGGGACGGTCACCGACGGGTCGGTGCGCCGGCTCCAGCGGCTGCGCTCGCAGAACGCGGGCGTGGTGCTCGCCCTGCGCACGGTCGGCGACGTCCCCGAGTCGCTGCACGGGCCGCTGTACGGGGCCGTCGGCTGCCGGATGGCGTTCTCCGGCATCACCACCTGGGACGGCAGCAGGTTCGCGCAGACCTGGGGAACCGAGTGGGTGGAGACCACCGAGGTCGCCAAGCACACCGTCTTCGCCGACCAGCCGATGACCCGCGCCATCCACGCCCTGCGCAAGCTGGTGACCGGCAAGGCGGTGACCACGGACGCGGTGACCGTGCGCCAGGTCGAACGGGAGCGCTGGTCGGCGTCCCGGCTGGCGCACGAGGTGCCGCCCGGCCACGCGGTGCTGTCCCTGACGAGCGTGGAGGGCGAGCACGCGCCGCCGCTGCTGGTGGACCTGCGGGGTTGA
- a CDS encoding aldehyde dehydrogenase family protein, with product MGATHAFWLAGRQVTGADSFDVTSPWDGRLVGKVSVPTDAQVEEAVAAAHAVRDEFAATPAHVRAAALDHVSRRLVERTEEIARLISAENGKPIKWARGEVGRAVSVFRFAAEEARRFNGGEAQRLDTDLGGQGRLALTRRFPRGVVLGIAPFNFPLNLCAHKIAPAIAAGAPIILKPAPATPLSGLVIGDLLAETELPAGSWSILPVSNDRMPALVQDERLPVISFTGSEKVGYAIMDSVPRKHCTLELGGNGAAVVLGDYASDADLDWAATRIATFSNYQGGQSCISVQRVIADASVYDRLLPRIVAAVETQVTGDPSDDTTDVGPLVSEDAAKRVETWVDEAVAAGASLLAGGKRDGASYAPTVLTDVPADTKIACEEVFGPVLTVQKVDGEAEAFAAVNSSKYGLQAGVFTHDVQVAFRAHRALEVGGVVVGDVPSYRADQMPYGGAKQSGVGREGVRFAMEDYTYERVLVLTGLAL from the coding sequence GTGGGGGCCACCCACGCCTTCTGGCTCGCCGGCCGCCAGGTCACCGGCGCGGACAGCTTCGACGTCACCTCCCCGTGGGACGGCCGGCTCGTCGGCAAGGTCAGCGTGCCGACGGACGCCCAGGTCGAGGAGGCCGTGGCCGCCGCCCACGCCGTGCGGGACGAGTTCGCCGCCACCCCCGCCCATGTGCGCGCCGCGGCCCTCGACCACGTCAGCAGGCGGCTCGTCGAGCGCACCGAGGAGATCGCCCGGCTGATCTCCGCCGAGAACGGCAAGCCGATCAAGTGGGCGCGCGGCGAGGTCGGGCGCGCGGTCTCCGTGTTCCGGTTCGCCGCCGAAGAGGCCCGGCGGTTCAACGGCGGCGAGGCCCAGCGGCTCGACACCGACCTCGGCGGGCAGGGGCGGCTCGCCCTCACCCGGCGCTTCCCCAGGGGTGTCGTGCTCGGCATCGCGCCGTTCAACTTCCCGCTGAACCTGTGCGCCCACAAGATCGCCCCGGCGATCGCGGCCGGCGCGCCGATCATCCTGAAGCCCGCCCCGGCGACCCCGCTCTCCGGCCTGGTCATCGGCGACCTGCTCGCCGAGACCGAGCTGCCGGCCGGCTCCTGGTCGATCCTCCCGGTCTCCAACGACCGCATGCCCGCCCTCGTCCAGGACGAGCGCCTGCCGGTCATCTCCTTCACCGGCTCCGAGAAGGTCGGCTACGCGATCATGGACTCGGTGCCGCGCAAGCACTGCACCCTGGAGCTGGGCGGCAACGGCGCGGCCGTCGTCCTCGGCGACTACGCGAGCGACGCGGACCTCGACTGGGCCGCGACCCGCATCGCGACGTTCTCCAACTACCAGGGCGGCCAGTCCTGCATCTCCGTGCAGCGGGTCATCGCGGACGCCTCCGTGTACGACCGGCTGCTGCCGCGCATCGTCGCCGCCGTCGAGACCCAGGTCACCGGTGACCCGAGCGACGACACGACGGACGTCGGGCCGCTGGTCAGCGAGGACGCGGCCAAGCGCGTCGAGACATGGGTGGACGAGGCCGTCGCGGCCGGCGCCTCCCTTCTCGCGGGCGGCAAGCGCGACGGAGCCTCCTACGCGCCGACCGTCCTCACCGACGTACCGGCGGACACCAAGATCGCCTGCGAGGAGGTCTTCGGGCCGGTCCTCACCGTGCAGAAGGTGGACGGCGAGGCCGAGGCCTTCGCGGCCGTCAACTCCTCCAAGTACGGCCTCCAGGCGGGCGTGTTCACGCACGACGTCCAGGTGGCCTTCCGGGCCCACCGCGCGCTGGAGGTCGGCGGTGTGGTCGTCGGTGACGTGCCCTCCTACCGCGCCGACCAGATGCCGTACGGCGGCGCCAAGCAGTCCGGGGTGGGGCGCGAGGGCGTGCGGTTCGCGATGGAGGACTACACCTACGAGCGCGTGCTGGTCCTGACGGGGCTCGCCCTCTAG
- a CDS encoding NAD(P)/FAD-dependent oxidoreductase produces the protein MAPSAMNRWITSLSDAQPVPYWLEDPGKPHPEPALTGAETCDLLVVGGGYSGLWTALVAKEREPQRDVVLLEGREVGWAASGRNGGFCAASLTHGLPNGLARWPDEIHKLQELGERNLDEIEAAIARHGIDCDFERTGEIDVATQTYQAWELRDWYDELDRRGLAEGLEFLDADAVREQVASPTFEAGLYDRRGVAMLHPAKLAWGLKQACVRLGVRVHEHTPALDLKPYGTGMAVRTPYGRVRARQVALGTNIFPNLVKRVRAYTVPVYDYALMTEPLTAGQLDSIGWKNRQGLGDSANQFHYFRLSADNRILWGGYDAIYPYGGRVRAEYDDRPETYAKLAGHFFGCFPQLEGVRFTHAWGGAIDTCSRFSAFFGTAHQGKVAYAAGYTGLGVGATRFGAEVMLDLLSGETTERTSLAMVRKKPLPFPPEPFAWTGIALTKWSLARADAHGGRRNLWLKTMDRLGLGFDS, from the coding sequence ATGGCCCCAAGCGCCATGAACCGGTGGATCACTTCTCTTTCCGACGCGCAGCCGGTCCCGTACTGGCTTGAAGACCCCGGCAAGCCGCACCCCGAGCCCGCGCTCACCGGCGCCGAGACCTGCGACCTGCTGGTCGTCGGCGGCGGCTACAGCGGACTGTGGACCGCGCTCGTCGCCAAGGAGCGCGAGCCGCAGCGGGACGTGGTGCTGCTGGAGGGCCGCGAGGTGGGCTGGGCCGCCTCGGGCCGCAACGGAGGCTTCTGCGCGGCCTCCCTCACCCACGGCCTGCCCAACGGGCTGGCCCGCTGGCCGGACGAGATCCACAAGCTGCAGGAGCTGGGCGAGCGCAACCTCGACGAGATCGAGGCGGCGATCGCCCGGCACGGCATCGACTGCGACTTCGAGCGCACCGGCGAGATCGACGTCGCGACTCAGACGTACCAGGCGTGGGAACTGCGCGACTGGTACGACGAGCTCGACCGCAGGGGACTCGCCGAGGGCCTGGAGTTCCTCGACGCAGACGCGGTCCGCGAGCAGGTCGCCTCGCCCACCTTCGAGGCGGGCCTGTACGACCGGCGGGGCGTGGCCATGCTCCACCCCGCCAAGCTGGCCTGGGGCCTGAAGCAGGCGTGCGTCCGGCTGGGCGTCCGCGTGCACGAGCACACGCCCGCGCTGGACCTGAAGCCGTACGGCACCGGGATGGCCGTACGCACGCCGTACGGCCGGGTCCGGGCCCGGCAGGTCGCCCTCGGCACGAACATCTTCCCGAACCTGGTCAAGCGGGTGCGGGCGTACACCGTCCCGGTCTACGACTACGCGCTGATGACCGAACCGCTCACCGCCGGGCAGCTCGACTCGATCGGCTGGAAGAACCGGCAGGGTCTCGGGGACAGCGCCAACCAGTTCCACTACTTCCGGCTGTCCGCCGACAACCGGATCCTGTGGGGCGGGTACGACGCGATCTACCCCTACGGGGGCCGGGTGCGCGCCGAGTACGACGACCGGCCGGAGACGTACGCCAAGCTCGCCGGGCACTTCTTCGGCTGCTTCCCGCAGTTGGAGGGCGTCCGTTTCACCCACGCGTGGGGCGGGGCGATCGACACCTGCTCGCGCTTCTCGGCGTTCTTCGGGACGGCGCACCAGGGGAAGGTGGCGTACGCCGCCGGATACACCGGTCTGGGTGTCGGAGCCACCCGGTTCGGCGCCGAGGTGATGCTGGACCTGCTGTCCGGGGAGACCACCGAGCGGACGTCCCTGGCGATGGTCCGCAAGAAGCCGCTGCCCTTCCCGCCCGAGCCGTTCGCCTGGACGGGCATCGCCCTCACCAAGTGGTCGCTGGCCCGCGCCGACGCGCACGGCGGCCGACGCAACCTGTGGCTGAAGACGATGGACCGGCTGGGGCTGGGCTTCGACAGCTGA
- a CDS encoding phosphatase PAP2 family protein, with translation MSSRVRPQILLGLPALLLVLITWQVAADGPLLRPDERLSRALVHPDRAAELLSDLGNVQVAVPVLVLAAAYAAWRGRVAGGARWWVPSLAALALIVLVPLIVVPLKEWTDRPGTPAVPPATGYYPSGHTATAAVAYGSAVMVLLPWLRGAFARRAAVVMSALLVLAVSFGLVRRGYHWPLDVVASWCLCTVLLGALWLFLERERLRRAASRPCQTGAPPPSTRTTRTSDPSAPRPYRGARKPQDTP, from the coding sequence ATGTCGTCCCGCGTTCGCCCGCAGATCCTGCTGGGCCTGCCCGCTCTGCTGTTGGTGCTCATCACCTGGCAGGTCGCCGCCGACGGGCCTCTCCTGCGCCCGGACGAGCGCCTCAGCCGTGCCCTCGTCCACCCGGACCGGGCCGCCGAGCTGCTGTCCGATCTGGGGAACGTACAGGTCGCGGTGCCCGTCCTGGTGCTCGCCGCGGCGTATGCGGCTTGGCGGGGCCGGGTGGCGGGCGGGGCGCGGTGGTGGGTGCCGTCCCTCGCCGCGCTCGCACTGATCGTGTTGGTGCCGCTGATCGTCGTCCCCCTGAAGGAGTGGACCGACCGGCCCGGCACGCCCGCCGTGCCACCGGCGACCGGCTACTACCCCTCCGGACACACGGCGACGGCGGCCGTCGCCTACGGCTCGGCGGTGATGGTCCTGCTGCCGTGGCTGCGCGGCGCGTTCGCCCGCCGGGCTGCCGTCGTCATGAGCGCCCTCCTCGTCCTGGCCGTCTCGTTCGGCCTGGTCCGGCGGGGCTACCACTGGCCGCTGGACGTCGTCGCCAGCTGGTGTCTGTGCACGGTGCTGCTCGGGGCGCTTTGGCTCTTCCTGGAGCGGGAGCGGCTCCGGAGGGCAGCGAGCCGACCGTGCCAAACCGGCGCACCCCCGCCGTCCACCAGGACGACTCGGACAAGCGACCCTTCGGCCCCCCGCCCCTACCGTGGAGCACGGAAACCACAGGACACCCCCTAA
- the gabT gene encoding 4-aminobutyrate--2-oxoglutarate transaminase, producing MNALPQERRVVTAIPGPKSQELQARRTAAVAAGVGSVLPVFTARAGGGIIEDVDGNRLIDFGSGIAVTSVGASAEAVVRRATAQLADFTHTCFMVTPYEGYVAVAEALAELTPGDHAKKSALFNSGAEAVENAVKIARAYTRRQAVVVFDHGYHGRTNLTMALTAKNMPYKHGFGPFAPEVYRVPVAYGYRWLTGPENAGAEASAQAIDMINKQIGADNVAAIIIEPVLGEGGFIEPAKGFLPAISKFASDNGIVFVADEIQSGFCRTGQWFACEDEGIVPDLITTAKGIAGGLPLAAVTGRAEIMDAAHAGGLGGTYGGNPVACAGALGSIETMKELDLNARAKAIEATMKSRLSAMAEKFDIIGDIRGRGAMIAIELVKDRTTKEPNAEATAALAKACHQEGLLVLTCGTYGNVLRFLPPLVIGEDLLDEGLDIIEQAFARI from the coding sequence ATGAACGCCCTTCCGCAGGAGCGCCGCGTCGTCACCGCCATCCCCGGCCCGAAGTCGCAGGAACTGCAGGCCCGCCGTACCGCCGCGGTCGCGGCCGGCGTGGGCTCGGTGCTTCCTGTCTTCACCGCGCGCGCGGGCGGCGGCATCATCGAGGACGTCGACGGCAACCGTCTGATCGACTTCGGCTCCGGCATCGCGGTGACCTCCGTCGGCGCTTCCGCCGAGGCCGTCGTACGCCGGGCCACCGCGCAGCTCGCCGACTTCACCCACACCTGTTTCATGGTCACCCCCTACGAGGGCTACGTGGCGGTCGCCGAGGCGCTCGCCGAGCTCACGCCGGGGGACCACGCCAAGAAGTCCGCGCTGTTCAACAGCGGCGCCGAGGCCGTCGAGAACGCCGTCAAGATCGCCCGCGCGTACACCAGGCGCCAGGCGGTCGTCGTCTTCGACCACGGCTACCACGGCCGGACGAACCTGACGATGGCCCTGACCGCGAAGAACATGCCGTACAAGCACGGCTTCGGCCCGTTCGCGCCCGAGGTCTACCGCGTCCCGGTCGCCTACGGCTACCGCTGGCTGACCGGTCCGGAGAACGCTGGTGCGGAGGCCTCCGCCCAGGCCATCGACATGATCAACAAGCAGATCGGCGCGGACAACGTGGCCGCGATCATCATCGAGCCGGTGCTCGGCGAGGGCGGCTTCATCGAGCCCGCCAAGGGCTTCCTCCCGGCCATCAGCAAGTTCGCGTCCGACAACGGCATCGTCTTCGTCGCCGACGAGATCCAGTCGGGCTTCTGCCGCACCGGCCAGTGGTTCGCCTGCGAGGACGAGGGCATCGTCCCGGACCTGATCACGACGGCCAAGGGCATCGCGGGCGGCCTTCCGCTCGCCGCGGTGACCGGCCGCGCCGAGATCATGGACGCCGCGCACGCGGGTGGCCTGGGCGGCACCTACGGCGGCAACCCGGTGGCCTGCGCGGGCGCGCTCGGCTCGATCGAGACGATGAAGGAGCTCGACCTCAACGCCAGGGCGAAGGCGATCGAGGCGACGATGAAGTCCCGTCTCTCCGCCATGGCAGAGAAGTTCGACATCATCGGCGACATCCGCGGCCGCGGCGCGATGATCGCCATCGAGCTGGTCAAGGACCGTACGACGAAGGAGCCGAACGCCGAGGCGACGGCCGCGCTCGCCAAGGCCTGCCACCAGGAGGGCCTGCTCGTCCTGACCTGTGGCACCTACGGCAACGTGTTGCGCTTCCTGCCGCCGCTGGTCATCGGCGAGGACCTCCTCGACGAGGGCCTCGACATCATCGAGCAGGCTTTCGCGCGCATCTGA
- a CDS encoding PucR family transcriptional regulator encodes MPPTLASLVHHSALKLTVRAGEDRLDVPVRWAHVSELADPVPYMEGGELLLITALKLDAEDPEVMRRYVKRLAKAGVVGLGFAVGVNYEDIPKALVDAAVEEGLPLLEVPRRTPFLAISKAVSAAIAADQYRAVTAGFAAQRELTKHALTDGAEGLLGALAAQVDGWAALYDASGTVVAAAPEWAGRRAARLTAEVERLRERPAPASAVVGGGGPERSGPDDHHDDRVELHSLGTGRRPRATLAVGTASAPGTAERYAVHSAIALLTLTTERSRSLQAAQQRIGAAVLRMLLAGEPDHARAVAGDLYGDLLDAPFRVIVAEPAPTSAARAHAEGHGRGPAATASAAQGSHARVPVDAAGDPCGGLAEVVESAAARAGEAVLVVPQGERLVALATDGGAAVAACTRYATALEATRGSGEGGDENELVVGLSAPAGPIAAAAAYKQAEQALSVARRRGRVLVEHEQLAAGSVLPLLADDAVKAFADGLLRALHEHDATGRGDLVASLRAWLSRHGQWDAAAADLGVHRHTLRYRMRRVEEILGRSLDDPDVRMELWLALKTTSTE; translated from the coding sequence ATGCCTCCCACGCTCGCCTCGCTCGTCCACCACTCCGCGCTGAAGCTGACCGTGCGGGCGGGCGAGGACCGTCTGGACGTGCCGGTGCGCTGGGCGCACGTCAGCGAGCTCGCGGACCCCGTGCCGTACATGGAGGGCGGGGAGTTGCTGCTGATCACCGCGCTCAAACTGGACGCGGAGGACCCGGAGGTCATGCGGCGCTATGTGAAGCGGCTGGCCAAGGCGGGGGTGGTCGGGCTGGGCTTCGCCGTCGGCGTCAACTACGAGGACATCCCGAAGGCGCTGGTGGACGCGGCCGTGGAGGAGGGCCTGCCCCTGCTGGAGGTGCCGCGCCGCACACCCTTCCTCGCGATCAGCAAGGCGGTGTCGGCGGCGATCGCGGCCGACCAGTACCGGGCGGTGACGGCCGGCTTCGCGGCCCAGCGCGAGCTGACGAAGCACGCGCTGACGGATGGCGCGGAGGGGCTGCTCGGCGCCCTCGCCGCCCAGGTCGACGGGTGGGCGGCGCTGTACGACGCGTCGGGCACCGTCGTGGCGGCCGCGCCGGAGTGGGCGGGCCGGCGGGCAGCGCGGCTCACGGCGGAGGTGGAGCGGCTGCGGGAACGGCCGGCCCCGGCCTCGGCGGTCGTCGGGGGCGGCGGCCCGGAGCGCTCCGGGCCCGACGACCACCACGACGACCGGGTCGAGCTGCACTCCCTGGGCACCGGCCGGCGCCCGCGTGCCACGCTCGCCGTCGGCACTGCGTCGGCTCCCGGCACGGCCGAGCGGTACGCCGTCCACTCGGCCATCGCCCTGCTCACCCTCACCACGGAACGCTCCCGCTCCCTACAGGCGGCACAGCAGCGGATCGGCGCGGCGGTGCTTCGCATGCTGCTGGCGGGCGAACCGGACCACGCGCGGGCCGTCGCCGGGGACCTGTACGGCGATCTGCTCGACGCCCCGTTCCGGGTGATCGTCGCCGAGCCGGCGCCGACGTCGGCCGCGCGGGCGCACGCCGAGGGACACGGACGAGGGCCCGCGGCGACTGCGTCGGCGGCGCAGGGGTCGCACGCGCGCGTGCCGGTCGACGCGGCCGGGGACCCGTGCGGCGGTCTCGCCGAGGTCGTCGAGTCGGCGGCCGCCCGGGCCGGGGAGGCCGTGCTGGTGGTGCCCCAGGGCGAGCGGCTGGTGGCGCTGGCCACGGACGGCGGCGCGGCCGTGGCGGCGTGCACGCGGTACGCGACGGCGCTGGAGGCAACGCGCGGGAGCGGCGAGGGAGGGGACGAGAACGAGCTGGTCGTCGGTCTGTCGGCGCCGGCCGGGCCGATCGCGGCGGCAGCGGCGTACAAGCAGGCCGAGCAGGCGCTGTCCGTGGCGCGGCGCCGGGGCCGGGTCCTCGTGGAGCACGAGCAGCTCGCGGCGGGCTCCGTGCTGCCCCTTCTCGCGGACGACGCGGTGAAGGCGTTCGCGGACGGCCTGCTGCGCGCCCTGCACGAGCACGACGCGACCGGCCGCGGCGATCTGGTGGCCTCCCTGCGGGCATGGCTCTCCCGGCACGGCCAGTGGGACGCGGCGGCGGCCGACCTGGGCGTCCACCGGCACACCCTTCGCTACCGGATGCGGCGGGTGGAGGAGATCCTCGGGCGTTCGCTGGACGATCCGGACGTCCGGATGGAGCTGTGGCTGGCGTTGAAGACGACGTCGACGGAGTAG